One genomic window of Etheostoma spectabile isolate EspeVRDwgs_2016 chromosome 5, UIUC_Espe_1.0, whole genome shotgun sequence includes the following:
- the neflb gene encoding neurofilament light chain b, protein MASTSFDPYFPSTYKRRVVVRSAGYGAGIGSRSAYSSQSAPITSYASSRRSYPTHTRAISSYSSMHSAPESAAATELRLDQAAQVSSEFKVLRTQEKAELQDLNDRFVNFIDRVHELEQQNKLLETELLLLRQKQTEPSNLQALYEHELRQLRAAVEEARHEKQAAQHHRDEMEVVLGNMQKRYEEEVLGREEAEGRLMDARKGADEAALARAELEKRVGTLLDELAFLKRLCESEIAELQAQIQYSAEVSVEMEVAKPDLSAALRDIRAQYEKLAHRNLQSAEEWFCNKVNVMTVGTSRNTEGARNAKDEAAEYRRLLKARTLEIDACREMNQALENQLQDVEEKQSAEISALQDAISQLEEELRANKDDMARYMKDYQDLLNVKMALDIEIAAYRKLLEGEENRLNVAGPGSFNVYSQATYTAPSYGRSQFSMPFSAASASASYMLSSRLYTSSLSTEETISASQAQQAEASPPQEEEEEEVVEEQVEEEDKGEEEERQGEEKEEEAEEDQGEGGEEEVEGEVEEAEAEEKEKGKQEEEEADGEDGEAEDGEKEDKEEGGEEDAKQQEEEGVDEGEKEEKETEKQEEVKAEEKNGKSTDTKV, encoded by the exons ATGGCTTCCACCAGCTTTGACCCTTACTTCCCTTCTACTTACAAGAGGAGGGTAGTCGTGCGCAGTGCAGGATATGGAGCTGGAATAGGCTCAAGGTCTGCCTACTCCAGCCAATCTGCCCCAATAACTTCCTATGCATCTTCACGCAGAAGTTATCCAACACACACCCGAGCTATTTCCAGCTACTCCTCCATGCATTCTGCTCCAGAGTCTGCAGCTGCCACTGAACTTCGCCTTGACCAAGCAGCCCAGGTCAGCTCTGAGTTCAAAGTACTGCGGACCCAGGAGAAAGCTGAGCTGCAGGACCTGAATGACCGCTTTGTAAACTTTATTGACAGGGTCCATGAACTGGAGCAGCAGAACAAGTTGCTGGAGACTGAACTCCTGCTGCTCAGGCAGAAGCAGACGGAGCCGTCCAACCTTCAGGCCCTGTATGAGCATGAGCTCCGCCAGCTCCGTGCTGCTGTGGAAGAGGCCCGTCATGAGAAGCAAGCAGCCCAGCACCACAGGGATGAGATGGAGGTTGTGTTAGGTAACATGCAAAAACGCTATGAGGAGGAAGTGCTCGGTAGAGAGGAAGCAGAGGGCAGGCTCATGGATGCCAGGaagggagcagatgaagctgcACTGGCCCGGGCTGAGCTGGAGAAAAGAGTTGGGACCTTACTGGATGAGCTGGCCTTCCTGAAGCGCCTCTGTGAGAGTGAGATTGCAGAGCTGCAAGCCCAAATACAGTACAGTGCAGAGGTGTCAGTGGAGATGGAGGTCGCCAAACCTGACTTATCGGCTGCTCTCCGTGACATCCGAGCCCAATATGAGAAGCTGGCCCATCGCAACCTCCAATCAGCCGAAGAATGGTTCTGCAACAAGGTAAATGTGATGACAGTGGGCACTTCCCGCAACACAGAGGGTGCACGTAATGCCAAAGACGAGGCTGCAGAATACCGCCGGCTCCTCAAAGCCAGGACGCTGGAGATCGATGCCTGCCGTGAGATGAATCAAGCTCTGGAAAACCAACTGCAGGACGTGGAAGAGAAACAGAGTGCTGAGATCTCTGCACTGCAG GATGCAATAAGTCAACTGGAGGAAGAGTTGAGGGCAAACAAAGATGACATGGCTCGGTACATGAAAGATTACCAGGACCTCTTGAACGTGAAGATGGCCTTGGATATTGAGATTGCAGCCTACAG GAAGCTCCTTGAAGGAGAAGAGAACCGTCTTAATGTGGCGGGACCGGGGTCTTTCAATGTTTACTCCCAAGCCACATACACTGCTCCGTCCTATGGAAGAAGCCAGTTCTCCATGCCGTTTTCAGCCGCTTCAGCTTCAGCTTCATACATGCTGAGCTCCCGCTTGTATACTTCATCACTCTCCACAGAGGAGACAATATCCGCAAGCCAAGCACAGCAGGCGGAGGCCAGTCCTCCtcaagaagaggaggaggaggaggtggtggaagagcaggtggaagaggaagataagggagaagaggaggagagacagggagaagagaaggaggaggaagcagAGGAAGATCAGGGAGAAGGGGGGGAGGAAGAAGtggagggggaggtggaggaggcggaggcggaagaaaaggagaaggggaaacaagaggaggaagaagcagATGGAGAAG ACGGTGAGGCAGAGGATGGCgaaaaagaagataaagaagaaggaggagaggaggatgcCAAGCAGCAAGAGGAAGAGGGTGTCGACGAGGGtgagaaggaggaaaaagaaactgaaaagcAAGAGGAGGTGAAGGCCGaagagaaaaatggaaaatcCACAGAtacaaaagtttaa